One window of Pyxicephalus adspersus chromosome 4, UCB_Pads_2.0, whole genome shotgun sequence genomic DNA carries:
- the C4H6orf120 gene encoding UPF0669 protein C6orf120 homolog, whose translation MVSYQKKSHLTLFALLSLFIIECFSSEEIPDEWMLLHVVQGQLGAGNYSYLRLNHEGRIILEMQSLKGDADMYISDATLNPSFDEYELQSMTCGLDVIVVPDHFKRPVGIAIYGHPYHMESEFEIKVYYDQTTHEDPFADASYDPEQLEANQKRQRQPQLDASHEEESVLQTILIGILKIVLEILF comes from the coding sequence ATGGTGTCATACCAGAAGAAGAGCCACCTGACACTTTTTGCTCTGCTCTCTTTATTCATCATAGAGTGCTTCAGCAGTGAAGAAATTCCTGATGAATGGATGCTCCTGCATGTTGTTCAGGGGCAACTGGGTGCAGGAAACTACAGCTATCTGAGACTTAACCATGAAGGAAGGATTATACTTGAGATGCAGAGCTTGAAAGGCGATGCAGATATGTATATCTCTGATGCAACCCTTAATCCTAGTTTTGATGAGTATGAGCTGCAGTCCATGACATGTGGCCTGGATGTTATAGTTGTTCCAGACCATTTCAAGCGCCCTGTGGGAATTGCAATCTATGGCCATCCTTATCATATGGAGAGtgaatttgaaataaaagtaTACTATGACCAAACAACACATGAGGACCCTTTTGCTGACGCATCCTATGACCCCGAACAGCTGGAGGCAAATCAGAAAAGGCAACGACAACCCCAACTCGATGCATCCCATGAAGAAGAATCTGTGCTACAGACTATTCTCATAGGGATTCTCAAGATAGTCCTAGAAATTCTCTTTTAA